The genomic window TGGTGCTAAATTTTTATATGCAGGTGACATTCATGAATTAATGGATGAAGAAGTCGAAAAGGTTTATGTAATAGAAAGGAATAAATATAGATTAGTATATAGTGAAGAATAAGGCAACACAAAGGAATTATTTTTATATGGATAATTGATAAATCATAGGTTACTATTAATTTATATTATAAGCATTAAAAAATCCCCATTTAATAAATATCAAGATGGGGGTTTTTTAATGCTTATAATATGGATTTTAAAAGTTTGATAAAAATAAGATATGGAAAAAAAATAGTCACCCTGCACCGCCATGCAGAGTGATTAAAATAGTTTAATCCATGGTGGTAGTCGCATTTTGTGATTTCAACTACCTTTTTTATTATATCATAAAATAAGGAAAAAAATACATAGAATTTTCTTAAAGAGGTAAGAGATTTCTCTAGATATGAAATCAATAAATGCATTCTACGTCCTTTTTCTCAGCGATGTTTTGTAAATCTTTTGGGAGAGGTTGATCAGAGAGGATATAGTCGATTTTTTCAAAGGGCAGGCTTTGATGAAAACAAGAGATTTCAAATTTGGTACTATCAATTAGGAGGAGGGTTTGTTTGGCGTGTTCTTGATAAGCTTTACGTACAATGGCTTCTTCTTCTGAAAATTCCATTGCTCCGAATTTTGAAAGAGATTTTGCGGATAAAAGAGCAAGCTCTGCATGAAAGTTTGAAATAAATCGGTAAGCAATGGCTCCATTGATGGAAGAATTTCTAGGATGTACTCTCCCTCCTACACAAGTGACTTGAATATGAAGATTTTCCGAAAGGAGTTGGGCAGTTATTGTTCCATTGGTTAAGATTTTTAAACCACTATAATCTTTTAAATAAGGAACAAGTTGTAGAACTGTAGTACTAGAATCCATAAAAAGGGTCATATCATTGGCGATAAAATCTAGAGCAAGCTCTGCAATGTGCTTTTTTTTGTCTTGTTCAATAATATTTCGAAAATGATAAGGTAAATCTACTGATTTTTTTTCAATATAAGTAGCTCCCCCTCGAATTCTTCGAATAAGCCCCTCTTCAGACAATTGCATTAAATCGCGTCGAATAGTAGCAGGACTACAATATAGAATTTTTACCAATTCTTCTACAGAAATATTTTTCCTTTTTTTCAAGATGTCTAAAATTTTTTGCTTTCGATCAAAAGGTAACATGATATGCCTCCCTTATAAATGATTGAAATTGATTGAATTAAGTGCCCTTATAATCATTATATGTTAAAAAAAAGAAAAATAAAGGGATAAAATGATTGAAATTGATTATTTATCGATTTCATCGCCATGTATTTAAAAAGGAAAGAGTCTATATTAGAATGAGAGAAAGAACAAAAGGGAGGAATCTGTGATGACCTTAGTCAATACCAAAAAAATATTAGAAGAGGCAAGAATTAAAAAA from Garciella nitratireducens DSM 15102 includes these protein-coding regions:
- a CDS encoding DeoR/GlpR family DNA-binding transcription regulator; this encodes MLPFDRKQKILDILKKRKNISVEELVKILYCSPATIRRDLMQLSEEGLIRRIRGGATYIEKKSVDLPYHFRNIIEQDKKKHIAELALDFIANDMTLFMDSSTTVLQLVPYLKDYSGLKILTNGTITAQLLSENLHIQVTCVGGRVHPRNSSINGAIAYRFISNFHAELALLSAKSLSKFGAMEFSEEEAIVRKAYQEHAKQTLLLIDSTKFEISCFHQSLPFEKIDYILSDQPLPKDLQNIAEKKDVECIY